In one window of Candidatus Thermoplasmatota archaeon DNA:
- a CDS encoding UbiA prenyltransferase family protein — translation MGMIREYLKLSRSFNAGLTGISPVMGAISMGESHLLPLFLLFLVGFFGHVYGFVVNDILDLKVDKLSAELGDRPLVSGKISGRGAWIFAITSMVLSFIIAAFLSFHYYSFFPAFPILVLSALSITIYDLISKKYPAMDVFVGAGIFLLILYGASSIGNLTKLAWIVCGLGTIQVLFMQFIAGGLKDAENDYMAKANTLAIKMGVRVENKKMFVPSLFKVLAYTLQIVDISLLFIALFFIFGFERSIMQIAVLIPLSIFMVFISTKLLRMKEFERDKARTLIGMHYYVNFSLVPVMLTVINPWIALLIFVPFGAFILSNLTLHGTLLQPKTM, via the coding sequence ATGGGCATGATACGGGAATATCTCAAACTGTCGCGTTCATTCAATGCAGGACTCACGGGCATTTCACCTGTTATGGGTGCAATAAGTATGGGAGAAAGCCACCTTTTACCATTGTTCCTTCTATTTCTCGTTGGCTTCTTTGGCCACGTTTATGGATTTGTTGTCAACGATATCCTTGACCTGAAAGTCGATAAACTATCTGCAGAATTAGGTGACCGACCTTTAGTGAGCGGAAAAATTTCCGGAAGGGGGGCATGGATTTTTGCCATCACTTCCATGGTTCTTTCTTTTATTATCGCTGCATTTCTCTCATTCCATTACTATTCCTTCTTTCCTGCATTTCCAATTCTTGTCTTATCCGCCCTTTCAATAACCATCTATGACCTGATAAGTAAAAAATACCCTGCAATGGACGTGTTTGTAGGCGCAGGCATTTTTCTGCTCATTCTCTACGGGGCATCAAGCATAGGGAATCTGACAAAGTTGGCATGGATTGTATGTGGATTGGGAACTATACAAGTTTTATTCATGCAGTTCATTGCAGGCGGGCTAAAAGATGCGGAGAATGACTACATGGCAAAAGCGAATACACTGGCGATAAAAATGGGAGTGAGAGTGGAAAACAAAAAAATGTTTGTTCCTTCATTGTTCAAAGTTCTTGCATACACACTCCAAATTGTTGACATATCTCTGCTCTTCATTGCTTTGTTTTTTATTTTTGGTTTTGAAAGGAGCATCATGCAAATAGCCGTCCTCATTCCTCTATCCATTTTCATGGTTTTCATTTCGACAAAACTTCTTAGGATGAAAGAATTTGAGAGAGACAAAGCAAGGACGCTGATAGGAATGCACTACTACGTAAATTTCTCTCTCGTGCCTGTCATGTTAACTGTTATCAATCCATGGATTGCCCTTCTAATCTTTGTGCCTTTTGGGGCATTCATTTTATCAAATCTGACCTTGCACGGCACGCTGTTACAGCCAAAAACGATGTGA
- a CDS encoding adenosylhomocysteinase, translating to MEYKVKDMSLAYEGHKFIRWAEEHMPVLMDIRTDFEKEKPLDGVTIACCLHVTKETAVLVKTLKAGGAEVALAGSNPLSTNDAVAAALAENGIHVYAWRENHDDYYWCVNQAIDYKPSVTMDDGGDLVTMLHTKRRELLGNVIAGTEETTTGVNRQRVMASQGELEYPVIAVNDAVTKHFFDNRYGTGQSTIDGILRSTSVLIAGKNFVVVGYGWCGHGLAMRARGMGANVTICEVDEIRALEAVMDGFRVMPIEEAAKTGDIFVTVTGNKHIVDKNAIDLMKDGAIIANSGHFDNEINVPYVEKTAVKAEKVRDNVIEYWMGDGRKLYILAEGRLVNLAAAEGHPSEVMDMSFANQALVAKWILKEGKNMEKRVYSVPKDIDMEVARRKLSAMNIMIDTLTKEQREYMHSWKEGT from the coding sequence ATGGAATATAAAGTTAAAGACATGTCTCTAGCATATGAAGGACATAAGTTTATACGGTGGGCCGAGGAGCACATGCCTGTTCTGATGGATATAAGAACGGATTTTGAGAAAGAAAAGCCTCTGGATGGCGTAACGATAGCATGCTGCCTCCACGTAACAAAAGAAACGGCGGTGCTTGTAAAAACACTGAAAGCAGGCGGTGCAGAAGTTGCCCTTGCAGGTTCAAACCCTTTATCAACGAATGATGCAGTTGCCGCTGCCCTGGCAGAGAATGGCATTCATGTATATGCATGGAGGGAAAATCATGATGATTACTATTGGTGTGTCAATCAGGCTATAGATTACAAGCCGAGCGTAACCATGGATGACGGCGGAGACCTTGTAACGATGTTGCACACAAAACGTAGAGAATTGCTTGGAAATGTGATTGCTGGAACGGAGGAAACTACAACTGGAGTAAATAGGCAGAGGGTTATGGCTTCTCAGGGTGAATTGGAGTATCCCGTCATAGCGGTCAACGATGCCGTGACAAAGCATTTCTTTGACAATAGATATGGCACTGGGCAGTCGACCATCGACGGCATTTTGCGTTCTACTTCAGTCCTCATTGCTGGAAAAAATTTTGTTGTTGTCGGTTACGGTTGGTGCGGGCATGGCCTGGCAATGCGTGCCAGAGGTATGGGTGCCAATGTCACCATATGCGAAGTCGACGAAATAAGGGCGCTGGAGGCTGTAATGGATGGATTCCGTGTCATGCCGATCGAGGAAGCGGCAAAGACAGGGGATATATTTGTGACGGTTACTGGAAACAAACATATCGTCGATAAAAACGCCATAGATTTGATGAAAGACGGGGCAATAATCGCCAATTCAGGGCATTTCGACAATGAAATAAACGTACCTTATGTGGAAAAAACTGCGGTAAAAGCAGAAAAAGTGCGCGACAATGTAATTGAATACTGGATGGGAGACGGAAGAAAGTTATACATACTTGCCGAGGGAAGACTTGTAAACCTGGCAGCAGCAGAAGGACATCCTTCTGAGGTGATGGACATGTCATTCGCCAATCAGGCTCTTGTTGCAAAGTGGATTTTAAAAGAAGGAAAAAATATGGAGAAGAGAGTTTATTCCGTTCCAAAAGACATTGACATGGAAGTGGCAAGAAGAAAGCTCTCGGCAATGAACATCATGATAGACACATTGACTAAGGAGCAAAGGGAATATATGCATAGCTGGAAAGAAGGAACATAA
- a CDS encoding helix-turn-helix domain-containing protein encodes MKHIPLQKNIGCSDAFCYILDLNKLDMKVYNCLAMDEKRADELAGKIGKDRSTIHRSLQKLIACRLCKRERHLLKGGGHYYVYAAVPPEIVKETIKSCIDKWYEKMNNALKDFNKEFKDC; translated from the coding sequence ATGAAACATATACCCCTGCAAAAGAACATTGGGTGTTCGGACGCCTTTTGTTATATCCTCGACCTCAATAAACTTGATATGAAAGTATACAATTGTCTGGCAATGGATGAAAAACGTGCCGATGAATTGGCAGGAAAAATAGGGAAAGATAGAAGTACCATACATCGTTCGCTCCAGAAACTGATTGCATGCAGGTTGTGCAAAAGAGAAAGACACCTGCTTAAGGGAGGGGGACATTACTATGTGTATGCTGCTGTTCCGCCAGAAATTGTAAAGGAAACAATAAAATCATGTATAGACAAATGGTATGAGAAGATGAACAACGCCCTGAAAGATTTCAATAAAGAATTTAAAGATTGCTAA